One Halorientalis litorea DNA segment encodes these proteins:
- a CDS encoding binary toxin-like calcium binding domain-containing protein, translating to MRKAIPLAVCVLLLLAGCGGLDSQLPGDSEPEPTEPEPTSTDSAAPDISTDGTDTPVDGTETTATPEPTPTPGDDDGLSRVEEREHGTDPTVADTDGDGLSDGAEVDEYGTDPTVADTDEDGLSDGAEVTEHGTDPTVADTDGDGFSDSEELSEYGTDPTAADTDGDGLTDAEEVSEYETDPTTADTDGDSLPDGAEAEMADLYPDADPLRKDIFVEVDYTERVSDRQIRDLEREFATAPVSNPDGSNGIQLHVYFDDELTCSEPLTRGYPIEYVCAADGYTTGDLDQQDENPEVVRGSDFPGYYDIRIVGQVSRSSGRQMPVDGVAYGGESPPLAFVEEQTDDEVTTDIFLHELGHLLGIGGRFPGVDSRRYSFAEYPSVMNYNANSGFHEFATTTPGSRTDWEIINASLADRFDSRAILDAENDRD from the coding sequence GTGCGAAAAGCGATACCGCTTGCCGTCTGCGTACTGCTGTTACTGGCCGGTTGTGGGGGACTCGACTCACAACTGCCGGGTGACTCTGAACCCGAACCGACCGAGCCCGAGCCGACGAGTACGGACTCGGCGGCACCGGACATATCGACGGACGGAACGGACACGCCGGTAGACGGAACGGAGACCACCGCGACCCCGGAACCGACGCCGACGCCCGGTGACGACGACGGACTCTCCCGAGTAGAAGAGCGCGAACACGGAACCGACCCGACGGTCGCCGACACGGACGGTGACGGCCTGTCCGACGGCGCGGAAGTTGACGAATACGGGACGGACCCGACGGTCGCCGACACGGACGAGGACGGCCTGTCCGACGGCGCGGAAGTTACGGAGCACGGAACCGACCCGACAGTCGCCGACACGGACGGGGACGGGTTCTCGGACAGCGAGGAACTGTCCGAGTACGGGACGGACCCGACGGCAGCCGACACGGACGGGGACGGCCTGACCGACGCCGAAGAGGTGTCCGAGTACGAGACGGACCCGACGACCGCCGACACGGACGGGGACAGTCTGCCCGACGGTGCCGAGGCGGAGATGGCCGACCTGTATCCGGACGCCGACCCGCTCCGCAAGGACATCTTCGTCGAAGTAGATTACACGGAGCGCGTCTCGGACCGCCAGATTCGTGACCTCGAACGGGAGTTCGCGACTGCCCCGGTGTCGAACCCCGACGGGTCGAACGGCATCCAGTTGCACGTCTACTTCGACGACGAACTCACCTGTAGCGAACCGCTGACGCGCGGTTACCCCATCGAGTACGTCTGTGCCGCCGACGGATACACCACCGGTGACCTCGACCAACAGGACGAGAACCCCGAAGTCGTCCGCGGGTCGGACTTCCCGGGGTACTACGACATCCGCATCGTCGGCCAAGTGTCCCGGTCCTCCGGGCGGCAGATGCCCGTCGACGGCGTCGCCTACGGAGGTGAATCACCGCCGCTCGCGTTCGTCGAAGAACAGACGGACGACGAAGTGACGACGGACATCTTCCTCCACGAACTCGGTCACCTGCTCGGCATCGGCGGCCGCTTCCCGGGTGTCGACAGCCGGCGGTACTCCTTCGCCGAGTACCCCAGCGTGATGAACTACAACGCCAACAGCGGGTTCCACGAGTTCGCGACGACGACGCCCGGGTCACGGACCGACTGGGAGATAATCAACGCCTCGCTCGCCGACCGGTTCGACTCACGGGCCATTCTCGACGCGGAAAACGACCGAGACTGA
- a CDS encoding succinylglutamate desuccinylase/aspartoacylase family protein has product MTSLGTASAAPGEIDTGRLFVGETRDGSDVGLPVAVVNGADSGQTLYVQAASDGDELNGVGVVQRLLPRLDPDDIAGTILVVGIVNYHGFQVAEHRNPVDDTKMNRTYPGDARGTSSERIAAATFDAATRADLVLDLHQGSTSRMIEECRVRCGSRHRLHDECLELAKAFGCGYILDQKGPDGQLARAGPDEGIPTIDPELGGSVGWDEQSIEIGVRGVLNVLDYYGFTDGTRAPDPQTRATGFEQYGAPVGGLVTVHAELGERVTRNQLLFEVTDVFGQRKAEVTADSSGVFWRARRLPQVSSGEYVCSVGTNIDTY; this is encoded by the coding sequence ATGACTAGCCTCGGTACGGCGAGTGCGGCACCCGGGGAAATCGACACCGGACGGCTGTTCGTCGGCGAGACCCGCGACGGCTCCGACGTCGGCCTCCCCGTCGCCGTCGTCAACGGTGCCGACAGCGGACAGACGCTCTACGTGCAGGCCGCCAGCGACGGCGACGAACTCAACGGCGTCGGCGTCGTCCAGCGGCTCCTCCCCCGTCTCGACCCCGACGACATCGCGGGGACCATCCTGGTCGTCGGCATCGTCAACTACCACGGGTTCCAGGTCGCCGAACACCGCAACCCGGTCGACGACACGAAGATGAACCGGACGTACCCCGGCGACGCGAGGGGCACGTCGAGCGAACGCATCGCGGCCGCGACGTTCGACGCCGCCACCCGCGCGGACCTCGTTCTGGACCTCCATCAGGGGTCGACCTCCCGGATGATAGAGGAGTGCCGCGTCCGGTGTGGGTCCCGTCACCGCCTCCACGACGAGTGTCTCGAACTCGCGAAGGCCTTCGGCTGTGGGTACATCCTGGACCAGAAAGGCCCCGACGGCCAACTCGCCCGCGCTGGCCCCGACGAGGGCATCCCGACCATCGACCCCGAACTCGGCGGGTCGGTCGGGTGGGACGAGCAGTCCATCGAAATCGGTGTCCGGGGCGTGCTGAACGTCCTCGACTACTACGGGTTCACCGACGGTACGCGCGCTCCCGACCCACAGACGCGGGCGACCGGGTTCGAGCAGTACGGCGCGCCGGTCGGTGGCCTCGTCACCGTCCACGCGGAACTGGGCGAACGCGTCACGCGCAACCAACTCCTCTTCGAGGTGACCGACGTGTTCGGCCAGCGCAAGGCCGAGGTCACCGCCGACTCTTCCGGCGTGTTCTGGCGCGCACGCCGCCTTCCACAGGTCTCATCCGGCGAGTACGTCTGTTCGGTCGGTACCAACATCGACACGTACTGA
- a CDS encoding DUF7536 family protein, with protein sequence MASDSDDTSGPAALMAALNVQRNARVGFVAGLVVTVAIFVFFVVVPGVRRSPLYYVGLAFVLAVGLGGLLTMGLTMVSAYRLSKEL encoded by the coding sequence GTGGCATCCGACAGCGACGACACGAGCGGGCCGGCCGCACTCATGGCGGCACTGAACGTCCAGCGGAACGCACGGGTCGGGTTCGTCGCCGGCCTCGTCGTCACCGTCGCCATCTTCGTCTTCTTCGTCGTCGTCCCCGGCGTGCGACGGTCACCACTGTACTACGTCGGACTCGCGTTCGTCCTCGCCGTCGGCCTCGGCGGCCTGCTGACGATGGGGCTGACGATGGTGAGCGCGTATCGGCTCTCGAAAGAACTCTAA
- a CDS encoding potassium channel family protein has translation MAADDVGYEPVGVVEVLAEMKDTSELLIDLSYSAVLFGNEELAEEVLELEERMDLLQLRARMSLLMAARNPSDAEGLAPVLGVVGAAEKISDAAGDIAKIVLEDIGLPDAMRATLPEAVETLVRATIVPDSPLAGRTLGDMNLETETGVRAIAIRRPDGWLFNPGPETTLTVDDVVLFRGPEAGITEVYADATGDAYASPTAPEPAIDDLERAVDSIVHMKNMSELAVDLAYGAVLFDAADVAEEVLNLEAEVDALQSRFEAWTLRAAGRVEDPVSLRGLVRLANATEVISDAALEISEGVLRGLGTHPVVAEAVRESDEVIVRTTVAADAMLADTTLGDAMVKTETGMRVIAVRRGQDGPDADTGTHDSGWVVSPGPETRLHGGDVLIAKGTRDGADRLAALAAAG, from the coding sequence ATGGCAGCCGACGATGTGGGGTACGAACCGGTCGGGGTCGTCGAGGTACTGGCGGAGATGAAAGACACCTCCGAACTCCTCATCGACCTCTCGTACTCCGCCGTCCTGTTCGGCAACGAGGAACTCGCAGAGGAGGTGCTGGAACTCGAAGAGCGGATGGACCTCCTCCAGTTGCGCGCCCGGATGAGCCTCCTGATGGCCGCGCGCAATCCCTCGGACGCCGAAGGCCTCGCACCCGTCCTCGGCGTCGTCGGTGCCGCCGAGAAGATATCCGACGCGGCCGGCGACATCGCCAAGATAGTGCTGGAGGACATCGGCCTCCCCGACGCGATGCGTGCGACCCTCCCCGAAGCCGTCGAGACGCTCGTCCGGGCGACCATCGTCCCCGACTCCCCGCTCGCGGGGCGGACGCTCGGCGACATGAACCTCGAAACCGAGACCGGCGTGCGGGCTATCGCCATCCGTCGCCCCGACGGGTGGCTGTTCAACCCCGGCCCGGAGACGACGCTGACCGTCGACGACGTGGTGTTGTTTCGTGGCCCCGAAGCGGGCATTACCGAGGTGTACGCCGACGCGACCGGCGACGCGTACGCCTCCCCGACGGCCCCCGAACCCGCCATCGACGACCTCGAACGGGCGGTCGACTCCATCGTCCACATGAAGAACATGAGCGAACTAGCCGTCGACCTCGCCTACGGCGCGGTGCTATTCGACGCCGCCGACGTGGCCGAGGAGGTGCTGAACCTCGAAGCCGAGGTCGACGCCCTCCAGTCGCGCTTCGAGGCGTGGACGCTGCGGGCGGCCGGCCGCGTCGAAGACCCGGTTTCGCTCCGGGGACTCGTCCGTCTGGCCAACGCCACCGAGGTCATCAGCGACGCCGCGCTCGAAATCAGCGAGGGCGTCCTCCGCGGGTTGGGGACCCATCCCGTCGTCGCGGAGGCGGTCAGAGAGTCCGACGAAGTCATCGTCCGGACCACCGTCGCGGCGGACGCGATGCTCGCCGATACGACGCTCGGCGACGCGATGGTCAAGACGGAGACGGGAATGCGCGTCATCGCCGTCAGGCGTGGACAGGACGGGCCGGACGCCGACACCGGGACCCACGACAGCGGCTGGGTCGTCTCTCCCGGCCCGGAGACGCGACTCCACGGTGGGGACGTTCTCATCGCCAAGGGGACCCGCGACGGGGCCGACCGACTCGCCGCGCTCGCGGCGGCCGGTTAG
- the citZ gene encoding citrate synthase — protein sequence MSDELKKGLEGVLVAESELSFIDGDEGQLVYRGYSIDDLARDASYEEVLYLLWHGHLPDSDELAEFTDAMRTERSLDDDVVELVRTLAAQDENPMAALRTAVSALSAYDPDAGADTQDREANLRKGRRITAKMPTIIAAFTRARDGDDIVAPREDLGHAENFLYMLNGEEPDEVLAETFDMALVLHADHGLNASTFSSMVISSTLADLHSAIPGGIGALSGSLHGGANQDVMEALLELDNSGKDPVEWAEDKLEAGERVPGFGHRVYNVKDPRARILGEKSKALGEAAGTPRWYEYSMAIEEWMADEKGLAPNVDFYSASTYYQMGIPVDIYTPIFAMSRAGGWIAHILEQYDDNRLIRPRGRYIGPDTREFPSVDER from the coding sequence ATGTCCGACGAGCTCAAGAAGGGTCTCGAGGGTGTCCTCGTCGCCGAGTCGGAACTCAGCTTCATCGATGGTGACGAAGGTCAACTCGTCTACCGCGGGTACTCCATCGACGACTTGGCGCGGGACGCCAGCTACGAAGAGGTTCTGTACCTGCTGTGGCACGGCCACCTCCCCGACAGCGACGAACTGGCCGAGTTCACCGACGCGATGCGTACCGAGCGGTCGCTGGACGACGACGTGGTCGAACTCGTCCGCACGCTCGCCGCACAGGACGAGAACCCGATGGCCGCGCTCCGAACGGCCGTCTCCGCGCTGTCGGCCTACGACCCCGACGCCGGTGCCGACACGCAGGACCGCGAGGCCAACCTCCGGAAGGGTCGGCGCATCACGGCGAAGATGCCGACCATCATCGCGGCCTTCACTCGCGCCCGCGACGGCGACGACATCGTCGCGCCCCGGGAGGACCTCGGCCACGCCGAGAACTTCCTCTACATGCTCAACGGCGAGGAACCCGACGAAGTGCTCGCCGAGACGTTCGACATGGCGCTGGTCCTGCACGCCGACCACGGCCTGAACGCCTCGACGTTCTCCTCGATGGTCATCTCCTCGACGCTCGCGGACCTCCACTCTGCGATTCCCGGCGGCATCGGCGCGCTCTCCGGGTCGCTCCACGGCGGCGCGAACCAGGACGTGATGGAGGCCCTGCTCGAACTCGACAACTCCGGCAAAGACCCCGTCGAGTGGGCAGAGGACAAACTCGAAGCCGGCGAGCGCGTCCCCGGCTTCGGCCACCGCGTCTACAACGTCAAGGACCCGCGCGCCCGCATCCTCGGCGAGAAGTCCAAGGCACTGGGCGAGGCGGCCGGAACGCCCCGCTGGTACGAGTACTCGATGGCTATCGAGGAGTGGATGGCAGACGAGAAGGGGCTCGCCCCGAACGTCGACTTCTACTCCGCCTCCACGTACTACCAGATGGGCATCCCAGTCGACATCTACACGCCAATCTTCGCCATGTCCCGCGCCGGCGGCTGGATAGCCCACATCCTCGAACAGTACGACGACAATCGGCTCATCCGCCCCCGTGGCCGGTACATCGGCCCGGACACCCGCGAGTTCCCCAGCGTCGACGAGCGGTAA
- a CDS encoding CBS domain-containing protein: protein MTSPVRTIDSDMSVTEAARILWDERIGALVVEGDDDIAGIVTESDIVRGVCAGHDAERLRVRELMTEAVITIDHDQAVRNASARMQDNNIKKLPVVDDGTLVGIVTTTDIAESLAPTFEDVLAAFAE from the coding sequence ATGACGAGTCCGGTGCGAACAATCGACTCCGACATGTCGGTGACTGAAGCAGCGCGCATCCTCTGGGACGAGCGTATTGGTGCACTCGTCGTCGAGGGTGACGACGACATCGCTGGCATCGTCACGGAGAGCGACATCGTCCGTGGTGTCTGTGCAGGCCACGACGCCGAGCGTCTCCGCGTGCGCGAACTGATGACCGAGGCCGTCATTACAATCGACCACGACCAGGCTGTCCGAAACGCGAGCGCGCGAATGCAGGACAACAACATCAAGAAACTCCCCGTCGTTGACGACGGAACCTTGGTAGGTATCGTTACCACGACCGACATCGCCGAGTCGCTCGCACCGACTTTCGAAGATGTCCTCGCGGCGTTCGCGGAATGA
- a CDS encoding L-threonylcarbamoyladenylate synthase, whose translation MTDVTDAAAALAAGDLVVYPTETVYGLGANALDEDAVSRVFAAKGRDREKPVSLAVPDVATATEYTAPTAREREFMDAFLPGPVTVVVEKREMVPDILTAGRDRVGVRVPDHDVALSLLREFAPVTATSANVSGTGSVRELDALGDRIRDAAAVLVDGGATPGGGSTVVDVSASEVIREGPLADEIHEWLS comes from the coding sequence ATGACCGACGTGACCGACGCCGCCGCCGCCCTCGCGGCCGGTGACCTCGTGGTCTACCCGACGGAGACGGTGTACGGCCTCGGCGCGAACGCACTGGACGAAGACGCCGTTTCCCGCGTCTTCGCGGCCAAAGGCCGAGACCGCGAGAAACCCGTCTCGCTCGCGGTCCCCGACGTGGCGACGGCCACCGAGTACACCGCACCGACGGCCCGCGAACGCGAGTTCATGGACGCGTTCCTCCCCGGACCCGTCACCGTCGTCGTCGAGAAACGCGAGATGGTCCCGGACATTCTGACCGCGGGCCGTGACCGCGTGGGCGTTCGGGTTCCGGACCACGACGTCGCCCTGTCGCTCCTCCGCGAGTTCGCGCCTGTCACCGCGACCAGCGCGAACGTCAGCGGCACGGGGAGCGTCCGCGAACTCGACGCCCTCGGCGACCGAATCCGCGACGCCGCCGCGGTTCTGGTCGACGGCGGAGCGACGCCCGGCGGCGGGAGTACCGTCGTGGACGTCTCCGCCAGCGAAGTCATCCGTGAGGGCCCCCTCGCCGACGAGATACACGAGTGGCTCAGCTGA
- a CDS encoding redoxin domain-containing protein has product MELDFEVVDLPAVDPPAVGEQAPDFERPLVTDEYWEDTALSELTAEGPVLLVFHPMDGDFPTTYIWNEIRDRNWGHRETDGTLQVVGLSISTPYEHKTTIAQRGMDYRLFSDPKNGVAEAYDIVNDLDGMAGIEEPRPAVFLLNEDRVVQYAWVADEWPDFPDYDDIEAALADL; this is encoded by the coding sequence ATGGAACTGGACTTCGAGGTGGTCGACCTCCCGGCGGTCGACCCCCCGGCGGTCGGCGAGCAGGCCCCCGACTTCGAGCGGCCGCTGGTCACCGACGAGTACTGGGAGGACACCGCCCTCTCGGAGTTGACCGCCGAGGGACCGGTCCTGCTCGTCTTCCACCCCATGGACGGCGACTTCCCGACGACGTACATCTGGAACGAGATACGGGACCGCAACTGGGGCCACCGCGAAACTGATGGGACTCTGCAGGTCGTCGGCCTCTCCATCTCCACGCCGTACGAACACAAGACGACCATCGCCCAGCGCGGGATGGACTACCGGCTGTTCTCGGACCCGAAAAACGGCGTCGCCGAGGCCTACGATATCGTCAACGACCTCGACGGGATGGCCGGTATCGAGGAACCCCGACCCGCCGTCTTCCTGCTGAACGAGGACCGCGTGGTCCAGTACGCGTGGGTCGCCGACGAGTGGCCGGACTTCCCGGACTACGACGACATCGAGGCCGCGCTGGCGGACCTGTAG
- a CDS encoding glutathione S-transferase N-terminal domain-containing protein: protein MSDPSITLYRLQGCPFCERVVRKLDEYDLDYRSRFVEARHSKRDVVKRISGKRTVPAIVDERTGVTMSESANIVAYLDGTYGEGA, encoded by the coding sequence ATGAGCGACCCATCCATCACCCTCTACCGGTTGCAGGGGTGTCCCTTCTGCGAGCGCGTCGTACGCAAACTGGACGAGTACGACCTCGACTACCGCTCGCGGTTCGTCGAGGCACGCCACTCGAAGCGGGACGTGGTCAAACGCATCTCGGGCAAGCGGACCGTCCCGGCAATCGTCGACGAGCGTACCGGCGTCACGATGTCCGAGAGTGCCAACATCGTCGCGTACCTCGACGGAACGTACGGGGAGGGTGCGTGA
- a CDS encoding hemolysin family protein: MGVVSALGVGFDTIPLATDVFGVVLTDGFVIGVGLLVILLLLLLSAFFSSSEIAMFSLAAHRVDALVEDGTPGARTLQGLKEDPHRLLVTILVGNNLVNIAMSSIATGLLAILLDDQGLAVLASTFGITALVLLFGESAPKSYAVENTESWALTIARPLKFAERTLWPLIVVFDFLTQQVNRITGGQSAIETSYVTRQEIQDIIETGEREGVLDEDERQMLQRTLRFNNTIAKEVMTPRLDMTAVSADDSIEEAIETCVQSSHTRLPVYEGSLDNIIGTVNIRDLVRDLEYGEVDGDLELEDVREQTLHVPESKNVDELLAEMRDERMHMVVVIDEFGTTEGLVTMEDLTEEIVGEILEGEEEEPIEFVGDDAVLVKGEVNIEEVNEALDIDIPEGEEFETIAGFIFNLAGRLVEEGEHIEYDGVEIRVEQVENTRIMKARVERVATAGETDEEGTPTDTESEEARTD; the protein is encoded by the coding sequence ATGGGTGTAGTCTCGGCACTCGGCGTCGGGTTCGATACGATACCACTCGCCACCGACGTGTTCGGTGTGGTCCTCACCGACGGGTTCGTTATCGGTGTTGGCCTCCTCGTCATTCTGTTGCTGTTGCTACTCTCGGCGTTTTTTTCCTCGTCAGAGATAGCCATGTTCTCGCTCGCAGCACACCGCGTCGACGCCCTCGTCGAGGACGGCACGCCGGGCGCGCGAACGCTACAGGGACTCAAAGAGGACCCCCACCGACTGCTCGTGACGATTCTGGTCGGGAACAACCTCGTCAACATCGCCATGTCGTCCATCGCTACGGGGTTGCTGGCGATTCTGCTGGACGACCAAGGGCTGGCGGTGCTGGCTTCGACGTTCGGCATCACGGCTCTGGTCCTCCTGTTCGGCGAGAGCGCGCCCAAATCCTACGCCGTCGAGAACACCGAGTCGTGGGCGTTGACCATCGCCCGCCCGCTGAAGTTCGCCGAGCGGACGCTGTGGCCCCTCATCGTCGTCTTCGACTTCCTCACACAGCAGGTCAACCGCATCACCGGCGGGCAGTCCGCCATCGAGACGTCGTACGTCACCAGACAGGAGATACAGGACATCATCGAGACGGGCGAGCGCGAGGGCGTGCTGGACGAGGACGAACGCCAGATGCTCCAGCGGACGCTCCGGTTCAACAACACCATCGCCAAGGAGGTGATGACCCCGCGGTTGGACATGACCGCCGTGTCCGCCGACGACAGCATCGAGGAGGCCATCGAGACGTGCGTGCAGAGCAGTCACACGCGCCTCCCGGTGTACGAGGGAAGTCTGGACAACATCATCGGGACGGTCAACATTCGGGACTTGGTGCGTGACCTCGAATACGGCGAAGTCGACGGCGACCTCGAACTCGAAGACGTGCGCGAGCAGACCCTGCACGTCCCCGAGTCCAAGAACGTCGACGAGTTGCTCGCCGAGATGCGCGACGAGCGCATGCACATGGTCGTCGTCATCGACGAGTTCGGGACGACGGAGGGACTGGTGACGATGGAGGACCTCACCGAGGAAATCGTCGGCGAGATTCTGGAGGGCGAGGAAGAAGAGCCCATCGAGTTCGTCGGCGACGACGCCGTCCTCGTCAAAGGCGAGGTCAACATCGAGGAGGTCAACGAGGCACTCGACATCGACATCCCCGAGGGCGAGGAGTTCGAGACCATCGCCGGGTTCATCTTCAACCTCGCCGGGCGACTGGTCGAGGAAGGCGAACACATCGAGTACGACGGCGTCGAAATCCGCGTCGAACAGGTCGAGAACACCCGCATCATGAAAGCGCGCGTCGAACGCGTCGCCACCGCCGGAGAGACGGACGAAGAGGGCACGCCGACGGACACCGAGTCCGAAGAAGCGCGGACCGACTGA
- a CDS encoding inorganic phosphate transporter, with product MVAAGTVATFLVAGAASLFMAWAIGAGSSGSTPFAPAVGANAISVMRAGFFVGILGLAGAVLQGANVTEAVGRELILNVTISPTAAVVALLTAAILVAIGVFAGYPIATAFTVTGAVVGVGLALGGDPAWSKYGEIAALWAATPFVGGGIAYGTARMLRNERVPERLAVPALAGVVGAILANTEFVLLGPAGEAASLTAVATTRVGDAIPALGTYAVVTLLAALAVAVVLWFDIRADAEAGQRHFLLALGALVAFSAGGSQVGLALGPLLPLLDPYNLPLPAVLLGGGFGLLVGSWTGAPRMIKALSQDYSALGPRRSIAALIPSFAIAQTAVFFGIPVSFNEIIVSAIIGSGFAAGGGDVSGKKMGYTVLAWILSLALAFGLGYGVFTAVDALLG from the coding sequence ATGGTCGCCGCTGGCACAGTCGCCACGTTCCTCGTCGCGGGTGCCGCCAGCCTCTTTATGGCGTGGGCTATCGGTGCCGGGTCCTCCGGGTCGACGCCCTTCGCCCCTGCAGTCGGTGCCAACGCGATTTCGGTGATGCGGGCGGGCTTTTTCGTCGGCATCCTCGGGTTGGCCGGTGCCGTCCTGCAAGGTGCGAACGTCACCGAAGCCGTCGGCCGCGAACTGATACTGAACGTCACGATTTCGCCGACGGCTGCCGTCGTCGCGCTGCTGACGGCCGCGATTCTCGTCGCAATCGGCGTGTTCGCTGGCTACCCCATCGCCACTGCCTTCACCGTCACTGGGGCCGTCGTCGGCGTCGGGTTGGCACTCGGCGGTGACCCGGCGTGGTCCAAGTACGGCGAGATTGCCGCGCTGTGGGCCGCCACGCCGTTCGTCGGCGGCGGCATCGCCTACGGAACTGCCCGGATGCTCAGAAACGAGCGCGTCCCCGAACGCCTCGCAGTGCCCGCGCTCGCGGGCGTCGTCGGGGCCATCCTCGCCAACACGGAGTTCGTCCTGCTCGGGCCGGCGGGCGAGGCCGCCTCGCTCACCGCCGTCGCGACGACTCGCGTGGGCGACGCGATTCCAGCTCTCGGCACGTACGCCGTGGTGACACTGCTTGCGGCACTCGCCGTCGCCGTCGTCCTCTGGTTCGACATTCGGGCGGACGCGGAGGCGGGCCAGCGACACTTCCTGCTCGCGCTCGGCGCGCTGGTCGCGTTCTCGGCCGGCGGGAGTCAGGTCGGCCTCGCGCTGGGACCCCTCCTCCCACTGCTCGACCCCTACAACCTGCCGTTGCCGGCCGTCCTGCTCGGCGGTGGCTTCGGCCTCCTCGTCGGGTCCTGGACCGGCGCGCCCCGGATGATAAAGGCACTCTCACAGGACTACTCGGCACTCGGGCCGCGCCGCTCCATCGCCGCGCTCATCCCCTCCTTCGCCATCGCACAGACGGCCGTGTTCTTCGGCATCCCCGTCTCGTTCAACGAGATAATCGTCTCGGCCATCATCGGCAGCGGGTTCGCCGCCGGCGGCGGCGACGTGAGCGGGAAGAAGATGGGTTACACCGTCCTCGCGTGGATACTCTCGCTCGCGTTGGCGTTCGGCCTCGGCTACGGCGTGTTCACCGCCGTCGACGCGCTCCTCGGGTAG
- a CDS encoding DUF5518 domain-containing protein: MVQPSLPDPRTDTGWRYAIVAGGLAGTYTLLEYLLSTGTTLRLSPVVFAGLLGGLLFVDADVPPRRVGLRTGLVASVPLVWPFVDLLRAIPAFTQPLWFDAVQYAAVAVAVGLFVLFTVVVTQAGAVVGAWLAAKVGPDRPAATAEG, from the coding sequence ATGGTCCAGCCCTCCCTTCCGGACCCGCGAACGGATACCGGTTGGCGGTACGCCATCGTCGCCGGCGGCCTCGCGGGAACGTACACACTCCTCGAATACTTGCTGTCCACGGGGACGACGCTCCGTCTCAGCCCGGTGGTCTTCGCTGGCCTGCTCGGCGGTCTGCTGTTCGTCGACGCCGACGTTCCGCCCCGCCGGGTCGGCCTGCGGACCGGCCTCGTCGCGTCCGTCCCGCTGGTATGGCCGTTCGTCGACCTCCTCCGGGCGATTCCAGCCTTCACGCAACCACTATGGTTCGACGCCGTCCAGTACGCCGCGGTCGCGGTCGCGGTCGGTCTGTTCGTCCTGTTCACCGTGGTCGTGACACAGGCCGGTGCTGTGGTCGGGGCGTGGCTCGCCGCGAAGGTCGGGCCGGACCGGCCGGCGGCGACCGCAGAGGGATGA